TCCTTCCATCTTTCTTCACAGGTCAAACCTCTCTCTGGGCGGTCCGAAGATCGCGTCGATGTCTTCCATGGTGATCTCGCCCCCGTCGGGAAGCGGGACCGACGTAGGCCGGTGCACGGGCGTGGTTGGTGCCGGCACAGGGGGATCCGACTGTGTTCTGCCGGAGTGCCGCCACGGCGTTGACGCGTGCGCGACAACGAGGCTCGGGTTCTCCGGGGCTTCCCCCACATCCGGCAGCAGGCCCAACGCCACCACCCCGCGCCACTCCACCCCCGCGAGAGAGCCCGGCGGCCGGTGGCCACCGCCCACCGGCGGCGGGTGGAGCCGGCCGGTGAACCCGGGGTCCTCGAAGTAGCGGACCTTCTTGGTCCGCATCGGCGGAGACCCGTTCACGAAGACGAGTTGCTCGTCGCTGGGCAGCTCCCGCACCTCGCCGGGATTGAGCAGCGGCCGCAGCTGCTCGCTCCGTGACTCCGTCCGCGAGCGGTGATCCAGCGGAGCCATCCGCCGCCGGCTGAAGCTGCTGCGGTGCTCCAGCACCGTGCCGGTCATCTTCGAGACCCGCTCCGCCGATTGGATGTCCGCGGAGGCGAAGGCCACCACGACGTGGCAGTTGTCCAGGACCGTGTTGTCGCGGCCGTAGGCCTCGGCGATGTCGCTGAAGGACTGGACGATCAGGTGGGCTTTCAGGCCGTAGCCGGCCATCTGGCGGAGGTTGTCCGCGATGAACGGCAGCTTGCCCAAGGTTGGGAACTCGTCGAGCTGCAGAAGCAGCTTGTGCTTCTTGGGCCTGCCTCGGTTGTCGGTCTCCAACTCCTGCATGAGGCAGCGGGAGATCTGGTAGAGCATCGCCCGGACGAGCGGCCGCAGCCGGTCCGCGTCCGAGGGTGGGGGCTCGATGTAGAGCGTCATCGGGTGCTCCCCGACCATGAGGTCGGAGGCGCAGAAGTCCGACACGGAGGTCGCCGCCACAATCTCGGGATCCGCCCAGAGGATGAGGTAGCCCTCCATCGTGCCCCGCACGCTGGAGCAGAAGCGCTCGCCGTGCTCCGCGAGCGAGCGGGCGCACCGAGCGATCTCAGGGTGGACCACGGCTTCCCCCGTCT
This genomic interval from Phycisphaera mikurensis NBRC 102666 contains the following:
- a CDS encoding type IV secretory system conjugative DNA transfer family protein; translated protein: MLAAVGVGLTVLVFTGAGLRAVLLLSTPAVTAVGAFKWGTRRDARVAGLLQREGVVVGRWEDTRGTPALLAYDGPEHQLVAGASRSGKGTGHVVPTLLNWRGSALVYDLKGELWAVTAGFRDRFGHSVRFAPTRPGTCRFNPLLEIRREHMVRDAQNLAAILVDPSGSKPDLSVWDQSSSQFLTALILHVLLTEPDGKKHLGRVRELLLDFEQTVEVMQRTLHEVDVETGEAVVHPEIARCARSLAEHGERFCSSVRGTMEGYLILWADPEIVAATSVSDFCASDLMVGEHPMTLYIEPPPSDADRLRPLVRAMLYQISRCLMQELETDNRGRPKKHKLLLQLDEFPTLGKLPFIADNLRQMAGYGLKAHLIVQSFSDIAEAYGRDNTVLDNCHVVVAFASADIQSAERVSKMTGTVLEHRSSFSRRRMAPLDHRSRTESRSEQLRPLLNPGEVRELPSDEQLVFVNGSPPMRTKKVRYFEDPGFTGRLHPPPVGGGHRPPGSLAGVEWRGVVALGLLPDVGEAPENPSLVVAHASTPWRHSGRTQSDPPVPAPTTPVHRPTSVPLPDGGEITMEDIDAIFGPPRERFDL